The following coding sequences are from one Paenibacillus tundrae window:
- a CDS encoding DMT family transporter, with amino-acid sequence MKPGRYTLLIIITTFIMGTSFPVGKLGMHYAPPFLLMGLRYTLASIIMVYIVRKRPLPVGWRQWLQIALIGLFQSAGVMGCAYYSMNWISSGESAILTFTNPLLVILFSAVLYGVSYRWSQWAGVLLGFIGVVLTFGLQLSVSPGTWIGLAGAFCFAVSTLLIKRWGAAQDTFVLTAYQMLAGGIILLVLSAWTEEPHFVLNATSGFVLLWLALICSIIQFSLWFYLLQHSDPAKTSSFLFLAPFFGVLSSWILLSERMEWMMGVGGALICIGIYLVNRRQRMTKLSTTNP; translated from the coding sequence ATGAAACCCGGACGATACACACTACTAATTATCATCACAACCTTCATTATGGGAACTTCATTTCCTGTTGGTAAACTAGGCATGCATTACGCTCCGCCCTTCTTACTTATGGGACTGCGTTATACCCTCGCCAGCATCATTATGGTCTATATTGTGCGTAAACGCCCACTGCCTGTAGGATGGCGACAATGGTTACAGATAGCCTTGATCGGACTATTCCAGTCCGCTGGTGTCATGGGCTGCGCTTACTACAGTATGAACTGGATCAGTTCGGGAGAATCGGCCATTCTGACCTTCACCAATCCTCTACTGGTCATTCTATTCAGTGCAGTTCTGTATGGGGTGAGCTACCGTTGGAGTCAATGGGCTGGTGTTCTGCTAGGCTTCATAGGGGTTGTATTAACGTTTGGTCTACAGCTGAGCGTAAGTCCTGGAACATGGATTGGCCTAGCCGGCGCCTTCTGTTTTGCCGTGTCCACATTATTGATTAAACGCTGGGGAGCTGCGCAGGATACGTTTGTGCTTACCGCATACCAAATGCTCGCCGGTGGCATCATTCTTCTGGTTCTAAGTGCTTGGACGGAAGAACCCCATTTTGTTCTAAATGCGACCTCTGGCTTTGTCCTGCTGTGGCTCGCACTCATCTGTTCGATCATTCAATTCTCACTCTGGTTCTATCTGTTACAACATAGTGATCCAGCCAAAACAAGTTCTTTCCTCTTCTTGGCTCCGTTCTTCGGTGTACTTTCAAGTTGGATTTTGCTATCTGAACGCATGGAGTGGATGATGGGTGTAGGCGGGGCGTTGATCTGTATCGGTATTTATCTGGTCAATCGACGTCAACGTATGACGAAGCTGAGTACAACGAATCCATAA
- a CDS encoding ABC transporter ATP-binding protein, with product MEEQQQVEQNEPKVGKKGFKDFVKLIASTNPPKLILILALILTLIQTTAGLIVPLMTKGLIDGLTTSALDKSIILLLVGAFVIQAIASGISIYMLNYAGQRVVATLRTKLWNKVLSLRMPYFDRNRTGDTMSRITNDTSQIMTLIADYLVSFVSNIVAVIGGVALLFYLDWVMSLIILSLVPLTLLILLPVGKKMYKISKKQQDEMAGLTSVLSQVIGEIRLVKAYGTEKQEAEAGDSRIRKMFAFGLQEARILALIGPLFSFVMTAVLVVILGVGGMRVASGILSPGELVAFILLLFQVIMPMGQFTTLYSRLQKVVGATERIQAILADEEEQNHSTKIAPQGNETIEFHQVHFSYVTGEEVLHGIDLTVPTRKVTAIVGPSGSGKSTLFSLLEQFYMPDSGHISYGGQQISEYSLSSWRSKIGYVSQESPLMAGTVKDNITYGLNREVTMDEIRRAAEMAYSADFIDKLPQGYETEVGERGIKLSGGQRQRIAIARALLRSPDILMLDEATSSLDSTSEHEVQQALSNLMEGRTTIVIAHRLSTVVDSDQIVVLEHGHVTGTGTHAELISNHPVYRELAQKQFVAQEGQEN from the coding sequence ATGGAAGAGCAGCAACAAGTAGAACAAAATGAGCCTAAGGTTGGGAAAAAGGGATTTAAGGATTTCGTTAAGCTCATTGCTTCCACGAACCCACCCAAACTAATCCTGATACTAGCTCTCATTTTGACCTTGATTCAGACTACAGCCGGACTGATTGTACCTCTGATGACCAAGGGTCTGATCGATGGACTGACGACCTCTGCGTTAGATAAGTCTATCATTTTGTTATTGGTTGGAGCATTTGTCATACAGGCCATTGCTTCGGGCATCAGTATTTATATGTTGAATTATGCAGGGCAACGAGTGGTCGCAACACTGCGAACCAAGCTATGGAACAAGGTGTTATCTCTGCGAATGCCGTATTTTGATCGCAATCGTACTGGGGATACGATGAGCCGGATTACCAATGATACGAGTCAGATCATGACCTTAATTGCGGATTATCTTGTATCGTTTGTATCTAATATCGTTGCTGTGATCGGTGGAGTGGCGTTGTTATTTTATCTGGACTGGGTGATGTCGCTCATTATCCTAAGTCTTGTGCCACTTACGTTATTAATTTTGTTGCCGGTTGGGAAGAAGATGTACAAGATTTCCAAGAAACAGCAGGATGAGATGGCAGGTCTAACGTCGGTGCTTAGCCAAGTGATTGGCGAGATTCGATTGGTTAAAGCCTATGGTACGGAGAAACAGGAGGCCGAAGCAGGGGATTCCCGGATTCGCAAAATGTTTGCTTTTGGTTTGCAAGAAGCGCGTATTCTGGCGTTGATTGGTCCGTTGTTCTCTTTTGTCATGACGGCTGTGTTGGTCGTTATTCTGGGTGTTGGGGGAATGCGCGTAGCTTCTGGGATACTGTCGCCAGGTGAGCTAGTAGCATTCATCCTACTCTTATTCCAAGTCATCATGCCCATGGGACAGTTCACAACATTATATTCCCGTTTGCAAAAAGTAGTCGGAGCGACAGAGCGCATTCAAGCTATTCTTGCAGATGAGGAAGAACAGAACCACAGCACGAAGATAGCGCCTCAGGGGAATGAAACCATTGAATTTCATCAAGTGCATTTCTCTTATGTCACAGGGGAAGAAGTGCTGCATGGGATTGATCTAACGGTTCCTACACGGAAGGTAACAGCTATTGTTGGGCCAAGTGGTAGTGGTAAATCAACGCTGTTCTCCTTATTGGAGCAGTTTTATATGCCGGATTCAGGTCACATTTCGTATGGTGGACAACAAATATCAGAGTATTCTTTGTCCTCTTGGCGAAGTAAGATCGGGTATGTATCACAGGAAAGTCCGCTCATGGCAGGTACGGTCAAGGACAACATTACATACGGACTGAACCGTGAAGTTACGATGGATGAGATTAGGCGAGCTGCGGAGATGGCGTATTCGGCTGACTTTATCGACAAGCTACCTCAGGGCTATGAGACAGAAGTAGGCGAAAGAGGCATCAAGTTATCCGGTGGTCAGCGTCAACGGATTGCTATTGCTCGTGCACTGCTGCGTAGTCCGGATATTCTCATGTTGGATGAAGCGACATCCAGCTTGGATAGTACCTCAGAACATGAAGTTCAACAGGCCTTATCCAATCTTATGGAGGGAAGAACCACAATTGTGATTGCACACCGGTTGTCTACGGTCGTTGATTCGGATCAGATTGTTGTGTTGGAACATGGACATGTGACTGGAACAGGAACGCATGCGGAATTGATTAGCAATCATCCGGTGTATCGTGAGCTTGCTCAGAAACAGTTTGTGGCTCAGGAAGGCCAAGAAAATTAA
- a CDS encoding NCS2 family permease, with amino-acid sequence MKHGWMSRRLGIEPGDQWKKEIVAGAISYFAVVYIVMVNATILSDAGMPLQAAMVGTLLTSIAGCLLMAFGGKSPIVVVPGMGINAFFTYTLVHSMKLSWQEALAVVAVTGVLFAIVAFTSLYKMISEAIPKNLQHGITVGIGLFLTFIGLQKSGIVIAHQTTFVAIGHFNDPNVITACVTLVLALILFIRNVQGGLLISILIGTGLAYVLGAVQPGESVSAMEALRQYGGLFGELSLMKLADIAFWIAVFLLLLIVVFENIGLITAQTQMIGRPERFKGSLRALSISTVLAGIFGSSPPVAAAETTAGIAAGGRTGLTPLVTAVLFGATFFFIPLLGYIPDSAIAPILIIIGGLMVQGVKDMDFGDFTEAFPAFLIMVMIPFTYSIVDGMAFGFIAYPLAKLAAGQGKQVPLVMYGISILFLANFVLHGVL; translated from the coding sequence ATGAAACATGGATGGATGTCCAGACGTCTTGGGATCGAACCGGGGGATCAGTGGAAAAAGGAGATTGTGGCAGGAGCCATTTCTTACTTTGCCGTGGTCTATATCGTTATGGTCAATGCTACAATTCTATCTGATGCCGGAATGCCTTTACAGGCGGCAATGGTAGGCACGTTACTCACATCTATTGCAGGCTGTTTACTTATGGCATTTGGCGGAAAATCACCTATTGTAGTTGTGCCTGGTATGGGGATTAATGCCTTCTTCACGTATACATTGGTACATTCGATGAAACTGAGTTGGCAGGAAGCGCTGGCTGTTGTAGCCGTTACAGGGGTATTATTTGCTATTGTTGCATTTACGTCATTATATAAAATGATCAGTGAAGCGATCCCTAAAAATCTACAGCATGGTATTACCGTAGGGATTGGCTTGTTTTTGACGTTCATCGGTTTGCAAAAAAGCGGGATCGTAATCGCGCACCAGACTACGTTTGTAGCAATTGGGCATTTCAACGATCCTAATGTAATCACCGCTTGCGTGACGCTAGTTCTTGCCTTAATTTTATTTATCCGTAATGTACAGGGTGGACTTCTCATTAGTATTCTGATTGGTACAGGGCTTGCCTATGTCCTCGGTGCAGTACAACCAGGCGAGTCGGTATCGGCAATGGAGGCGCTGCGCCAGTATGGAGGCTTGTTTGGCGAGTTGTCATTGATGAAGCTAGCCGACATCGCTTTCTGGATTGCAGTATTCCTATTGCTACTTATTGTGGTGTTCGAAAATATTGGACTCATTACCGCTCAAACGCAAATGATCGGCCGTCCAGAACGATTCAAAGGCAGTCTGCGAGCACTCTCCATTAGTACGGTGCTGGCAGGGATATTTGGAAGCAGCCCACCGGTAGCGGCAGCGGAGACGACTGCTGGTATTGCTGCAGGTGGTCGTACAGGCTTGACACCGCTCGTAACAGCAGTGCTGTTCGGGGCAACCTTTTTCTTCATCCCATTGCTTGGTTACATTCCAGATAGTGCGATTGCACCAATCTTAATAATTATTGGTGGGTTGATGGTGCAAGGTGTGAAGGACATGGATTTTGGCGACTTCACAGAGGCATTCCCAGCCTTTTTGATCATGGTCATGATTCCCTTTACGTATAGTATCGTGGACGGTATGGCGTTTGGATTCATCGCTTATCCACTTGCGAAGCTGGCCGCAGGCCAAGGAAAACAGGTGCCGCTCGTGATGTATGGCATATCCATTCTCTTTTTGGCTAACTTCGTGCTGCATGGCGTGTTGTAA
- a CDS encoding tRNA threonylcarbamoyladenosine dehydratase: MLHQFSRTELAIGPAGLDALKNSTVAVLGIGGVGGIAVEALARSGVGRIILIDKDVVDITNINRQIHALTTTVGQKKADLMVDRVKLINPECDAIALNMFYTEETYEELFKYELDYVLDASDTIIYKVHLIKECLKRNIPVISSMGAANKMDPTKFQVADISKTSMDPIARVVRTKLRKDGIKKGVKVVFSTEEPLKPRADVTQKIVPENAPEIRKAKQPPASNAFVPPVAGLIMVSVAVKELLEKADEKQQA, from the coding sequence ATGCTCCATCAATTTTCCAGAACAGAACTGGCCATCGGACCTGCAGGTCTGGATGCTCTCAAAAATAGTACCGTAGCTGTGCTCGGCATTGGCGGCGTAGGCGGTATTGCAGTAGAAGCCCTTGCGCGCAGCGGCGTTGGACGCATCATCCTGATTGATAAAGACGTGGTGGATATCACAAATATCAACCGCCAGATTCATGCGTTGACGACAACTGTAGGTCAGAAGAAAGCCGATCTGATGGTTGACCGGGTGAAGCTGATCAATCCCGAGTGTGATGCGATTGCACTGAATATGTTTTACACGGAAGAGACTTACGAGGAACTGTTCAAATATGAATTGGATTATGTACTGGATGCATCCGACACGATCATCTACAAAGTCCACCTCATTAAAGAGTGCCTGAAACGTAACATTCCAGTGATCTCCAGCATGGGTGCGGCGAATAAAATGGATCCGACGAAATTCCAGGTTGCGGATATTTCCAAGACATCCATGGACCCGATTGCCCGTGTAGTGCGTACGAAGCTTCGTAAAGACGGCATCAAAAAAGGCGTGAAGGTGGTATTCTCCACGGAAGAGCCACTCAAACCACGCGCAGATGTTACGCAAAAAATCGTGCCGGAGAACGCACCAGAAATACGTAAAGCCAAACAGCCACCAGCGAGTAATGCCTTTGTTCCACCGGTAGCTGGACTGATTATGGTCAGCGTAGCGGTGAAAGAACTGCTTGAAAAAGCGGATGAGAAGCAACAGGCATAA
- the aspS gene encoding aspartate--tRNA ligase — protein sequence MKRSHHCGALTPAHIGETVTLNGWVQTRRDLGGVLFIDLRDRSGIVQVVFNPAYSGEALQIADRVRSEYVIAVTGKVVKRDEETVNKNLPTGEIEVQITEIEVLNAAKTPPFFIEDGVEVDESLRLKYRYLDLRRPEMFETLKLRSKASKVFRDYLDGEEFVEVETPILTKSSPEGARDYLVPSRVHEGEFFALPQSPQIYKQLLMVGGLERYYQIARCFRDEDLRADRQPEFTQVDIETSFLQQDDLLPMMEELMAKLLRETKGIELELPFQRITYADAMGKYGSDKPDLRFGMELVEMNDIVANSGVKVFASVIEKGGEVKVLNAKGCGTWSRKEIDDLGPFAARYGAKGLAWIQVKDGEFKGPIVKFFTPEEIEAVKERTGAEEGDLLLFSADTKKVVADVLGALRLKIGRQLGLIDDSKFKFAWVVDFPLLGYDEDAKRYVAEHHPFTRPKDEDVHLFDTDPGAIRAQAYDLVLNGYEVGGGSMRIYKRDVQEKMFAALGLSPEVANEKFGYLLEAFEYGTPPHGGIAFGLDRLVMLLAGRTNLRETIAFPKTASATDLLMNAPSEVDNSQLEQLHIRVARKPVAEKK from the coding sequence ATGAAAAGAAGTCATCATTGCGGCGCATTAACACCCGCACACATCGGTGAAACAGTAACATTAAACGGTTGGGTTCAGACTCGCCGTGACCTTGGGGGCGTACTCTTCATTGATCTACGTGACCGTAGTGGAATTGTACAAGTTGTCTTTAACCCAGCTTACTCAGGCGAAGCTCTGCAAATCGCAGATCGTGTACGTAGTGAGTATGTTATCGCTGTTACTGGTAAAGTCGTTAAGCGTGACGAAGAGACCGTAAACAAAAACTTGCCTACAGGCGAGATTGAAGTTCAAATTACAGAAATCGAAGTGCTGAATGCAGCCAAAACACCTCCATTCTTCATTGAAGATGGCGTTGAGGTTGATGAGTCGCTTCGTTTGAAATATCGTTATCTGGATCTGCGTCGTCCGGAAATGTTCGAAACACTGAAACTGCGTTCCAAAGCATCTAAAGTATTCCGTGATTATCTGGATGGAGAAGAATTCGTTGAGGTAGAAACACCAATCTTGACAAAGAGCTCCCCAGAAGGTGCGCGTGACTATCTTGTACCAAGCCGTGTGCATGAAGGTGAATTCTTCGCCCTGCCACAATCCCCACAGATTTATAAGCAATTGCTGATGGTCGGTGGATTGGAGCGCTATTATCAAATCGCACGTTGTTTCCGTGATGAGGATCTGCGTGCAGACCGTCAACCGGAATTCACGCAAGTCGACATCGAGACTTCCTTCCTGCAACAGGATGACCTGCTGCCAATGATGGAAGAGCTTATGGCTAAATTGCTTCGTGAAACAAAAGGCATTGAGCTTGAACTGCCATTCCAACGTATCACGTATGCAGATGCAATGGGTAAATACGGCTCAGACAAACCAGATCTGCGTTTTGGCATGGAGCTGGTAGAAATGAACGATATCGTAGCGAATAGCGGTGTTAAAGTATTTGCTTCTGTCATCGAAAAAGGCGGAGAAGTAAAAGTACTGAACGCTAAAGGCTGTGGTACATGGAGCCGTAAAGAAATCGACGACCTCGGACCATTCGCAGCGCGTTACGGTGCCAAAGGTCTGGCATGGATTCAAGTGAAAGATGGCGAGTTCAAAGGGCCAATCGTGAAGTTCTTCACGCCTGAAGAGATCGAAGCCGTTAAAGAACGTACAGGTGCAGAGGAAGGCGACTTGTTGCTCTTCTCCGCTGACACGAAAAAAGTCGTTGCTGACGTTCTGGGCGCATTGCGTCTGAAAATTGGCCGTCAACTCGGTCTGATTGATGATAGCAAATTCAAGTTTGCTTGGGTTGTAGACTTCCCACTGCTTGGATATGATGAAGATGCGAAACGTTATGTGGCGGAACACCATCCGTTCACACGTCCAAAAGATGAAGATGTACATTTGTTCGATACAGACCCAGGTGCAATTCGCGCTCAAGCCTATGACCTTGTTCTGAATGGTTATGAAGTCGGTGGCGGTTCGATGCGTATCTACAAACGTGACGTGCAAGAGAAAATGTTTGCAGCTCTGGGATTGTCTCCAGAAGTGGCAAATGAGAAATTCGGTTACTTGCTCGAAGCATTCGAATACGGAACTCCACCACATGGCGGTATTGCCTTTGGTCTTGACCGTCTCGTAATGTTGCTTGCTGGTCGTACGAACCTGCGTGAAACGATTGCCTTCCCGAAAACGGCAAGTGCAACGGATCTGCTCATGAATGCACCTTCTGAAGTAGACAACTCGCAATTGGAACAACTTCATATCCGTGTTGCCCGTAAACCGGTAGCGGAAAAGAAATAA
- the hisS gene encoding histidine--tRNA ligase: MAFQKPTGTQDLLPGVVEKWQYVEEKARDLCRRFNYREIRTPIFEQTSLFVRGVGETTDIVEKEMYTFDDKGNRSMTLRPEGTAGVVRAYVENKIYGEPDVSKLYYIGPMFRYERPQAGRQRQFHQFGVEAIGALDPAIDAEVIALGYQLCVELGLKDVKVEINSVGNPTSRAAYREQLLGFLRPMKDTLCKDCQSRMERNPLRVLDCKVDQDKFVGAPSILDSLDEESLNHFAKLKAYLDDFGVDYAVNNRLVRGLDYYTLTAFELKAQGIGAIDTVGGGGRYNGLVGDIGGPDQPGIGFGIGLERIQLILEHQNIDVTTLAPLDVYFVALGEAADREVNRQLFKLRQSGISGERDYLGRKMKAQMKSADRFKARYTAILGDDELERGEIALKSMDTGEQQTVKLEDLVTAIQGK; the protein is encoded by the coding sequence ATGGCTTTTCAAAAACCAACAGGTACGCAAGATTTGTTGCCTGGCGTTGTAGAGAAATGGCAGTACGTAGAAGAAAAAGCACGTGACCTTTGCCGCCGCTTCAACTATCGTGAAATTCGCACACCGATTTTCGAACAGACTTCTTTGTTTGTACGAGGTGTAGGAGAGACGACGGATATTGTCGAGAAGGAAATGTACACGTTTGACGATAAGGGTAATCGAAGCATGACTCTTCGCCCAGAGGGAACTGCGGGCGTGGTGCGGGCTTATGTGGAGAATAAAATCTACGGCGAACCGGATGTAAGCAAACTGTATTATATTGGTCCGATGTTCCGTTATGAGCGTCCGCAGGCAGGGCGTCAGCGTCAGTTTCACCAGTTTGGCGTAGAGGCGATCGGAGCACTTGATCCAGCTATTGATGCAGAAGTGATTGCACTGGGATACCAACTGTGTGTAGAGCTTGGCTTGAAGGATGTTAAGGTTGAGATTAACTCCGTAGGTAATCCAACCAGTCGTGCGGCTTACCGTGAACAATTGCTGGGATTCCTCAGACCGATGAAAGATACCCTCTGCAAAGATTGCCAATCACGGATGGAGCGTAACCCACTGCGTGTGCTCGATTGCAAAGTAGATCAGGATAAATTCGTAGGTGCACCGTCCATTTTGGATAGTCTTGATGAAGAGTCCCTGAATCACTTTGCCAAGCTAAAAGCATATCTGGATGACTTCGGTGTAGACTATGCCGTGAACAATCGTCTCGTACGTGGACTGGATTATTATACGCTCACTGCTTTTGAGTTAAAGGCACAAGGTATTGGTGCAATTGATACTGTAGGCGGCGGGGGTCGATATAACGGTCTTGTCGGAGATATTGGCGGGCCAGATCAGCCAGGTATTGGTTTCGGAATTGGTTTGGAGCGGATTCAGCTTATTCTGGAACACCAAAACATTGACGTTACCACACTTGCTCCGCTCGATGTTTACTTTGTCGCTTTAGGCGAGGCAGCGGATCGTGAAGTGAACCGTCAGCTGTTCAAACTTCGTCAATCAGGTATATCTGGAGAACGTGACTACCTGGGTCGTAAGATGAAAGCACAGATGAAGTCGGCAGACCGCTTCAAAGCACGTTACACCGCCATTCTCGGCGATGATGAGCTAGAACGCGGTGAGATTGCCTTGAAATCCATGGATACAGGTGAACAACAGACAGTGAAGCTTGAAGACTTGGTCACTGCAATCCAAGGTAAGTAA
- a CDS encoding type 1 glutamine amidotransferase domain-containing protein, giving the protein MSKVAFLLANDFEDSEMQVPYDEVKKAGHDVEIIGLKAGESLKGKGGKVTYTSDKAISEVSSSDYDAVVIPGGSSPENLRTDANILKFVTEINSAKKPIAAICHGPQILASADLLKGRTVTAYPPLKDDMVNAGAEFKDHEAVVDGNYITSRTPEDEPAFVRELLKVI; this is encoded by the coding sequence ATGAGTAAAGTTGCTTTTTTATTGGCGAATGATTTTGAAGATTCGGAAATGCAGGTGCCATATGATGAAGTGAAAAAAGCCGGACATGATGTAGAAATCATCGGTTTGAAGGCTGGAGAATCGTTAAAAGGTAAGGGAGGAAAAGTGACCTACACCTCCGATAAGGCGATCTCAGAAGTCTCTTCATCCGATTATGACGCGGTAGTTATACCTGGTGGCTCTTCTCCTGAAAATCTGCGGACAGATGCAAACATTCTGAAGTTTGTAACGGAGATCAATAGTGCGAAAAAACCAATCGCGGCGATCTGCCATGGGCCACAGATTTTGGCAAGTGCAGACTTGCTCAAAGGTCGTACCGTGACCGCTTATCCACCGCTTAAGGATGATATGGTGAATGCTGGGGCAGAATTTAAGGATCATGAAGCTGTAGTGGATGGAAACTATATTACATCCAGAACACCAGAAGATGAACCAGCATTTGTTCGTGAATTGTTGAAAGTCATTTAA
- the dtd gene encoding D-aminoacyl-tRNA deacylase, which yields MRVLVQRCKEAQVTVHHELTGRIESGLMLLVGITHEDTEKDVKYLADKVAGLRIFEDEQEKMNLSLLDVGGAVLSVSQFTLYGDCRKGKRPSFAAAAKPDVAETLYELFNQLLRDKGIQVETGRFGAMMDVTFTNWGPVTLMLESPSNPSS from the coding sequence ATGAGAGTGCTTGTGCAACGCTGTAAAGAGGCTCAGGTTACTGTGCATCATGAATTGACGGGACGGATTGAGTCAGGGTTAATGTTGCTCGTTGGCATTACGCATGAAGATACGGAAAAGGACGTCAAGTATTTGGCTGACAAAGTTGCAGGACTTCGTATTTTTGAAGATGAGCAGGAGAAGATGAATCTTAGCCTCTTGGATGTGGGCGGAGCTGTGTTATCTGTGTCTCAATTTACGCTATATGGCGACTGCCGCAAAGGAAAACGTCCGAGCTTCGCTGCTGCAGCTAAACCAGATGTAGCTGAAACGTTATATGAGCTGTTCAATCAGTTGCTGCGGGATAAAGGCATTCAAGTGGAAACAGGGCGTTTCGGCGCTATGATGGATGTGACCTTCACGAATTGGGGGCCAGTCACCCTAATGCTTGAAAGTCCTAGTAATCCCAGCTCGTGA